In one Streptomyces sp. T12 genomic region, the following are encoded:
- a CDS encoding type II toxin-antitoxin system Phd/YefM family antitoxin produces MAYEIPVTQARAELAELINRVVYGGERVVVTRHGKPLVALVSASDLERLEKLGEPAELAEEQVVSAVSSVREVASAPRERQRFGIAAEHRGASPS; encoded by the coding sequence ATGGCCTACGAGATTCCGGTGACGCAAGCCAGGGCTGAGCTCGCCGAACTGATCAATCGCGTGGTGTACGGCGGTGAGCGCGTCGTCGTCACGCGCCACGGAAAGCCCCTTGTCGCCCTTGTCTCCGCCTCTGACCTCGAACGACTGGAGAAGCTCGGGGAGCCGGCGGAACTCGCCGAGGAGCAGGTCGTCAGCGCTGTCTCCAGCGTCCGTGAGGTGGCGTCCGCTCCCCGCGAACGGCAGCGGTTCGGAATTGCGGCCGAGCATCGGGGGGCGAGCCCCTCATAG
- a CDS encoding ATP-dependent Clp protease proteolytic subunit, translating into MTRPTARHVLPEFTERTSSGTRTQDPYSKLLEERIVFLGTQIDDISANDVMAQFMYLEHKEPGQDISLYINSPGGSFSAMTAIYDTMQFVTCDVETICLGQAGASGAALLAAGTPGKRFALPGARMVIHQPGLPEPIEGQASDLAIQADELTRVRTRLEEMLARHTGRSREQVSQDIERDKILSAQEALEYGLVDRIIPSRKATLAPPTGR; encoded by the coding sequence ATGACCCGACCGACCGCCCGCCACGTACTGCCCGAGTTCACCGAGCGCACGAGTTCCGGCACCAGGACGCAGGACCCGTACTCGAAGCTGCTGGAGGAGCGGATCGTCTTTCTCGGCACACAGATCGACGACATCTCGGCGAACGACGTGATGGCCCAGTTCATGTACCTGGAGCACAAGGAGCCCGGCCAGGACATCTCGCTGTACATCAACTCGCCCGGCGGCTCGTTCAGCGCCATGACGGCGATCTACGACACGATGCAGTTCGTCACCTGTGACGTGGAGACGATCTGCCTGGGCCAGGCCGGGGCATCCGGCGCGGCACTGCTGGCCGCGGGGACTCCGGGGAAGCGATTCGCGCTGCCCGGGGCCCGCATGGTGATCCATCAGCCGGGGCTCCCCGAGCCGATCGAGGGGCAGGCGAGCGATCTCGCCATCCAGGCCGACGAACTGACGCGCGTTCGAACCCGCCTGGAGGAGATGCTCGCCCGGCACACCGGGCGCAGCCGCGAGCAGGTGAGCCAGGACATCGAGCGGGACAAGATCCTCAGCGCCCAGGAGGCGCTGGAGTACGGGCTGGTGGACCGGATCATCCCCAGCCGCAAGGCCACTCTCGCGCCGCCCACAGGGCGGTGA
- a CDS encoding C40 family peptidase, whose protein sequence is MTALNRVPSLMVRAGTASALTIAAVGGSIVAPGFASEAEAATPATKALQIAASKKGSPYKWGATGPHRFDCSGLTLYSYKKAGKKLPRTAAQQYNKTRHISAGNRKAGDLVFFHSGSNVYHVGIYAGKGKIWHSPKSGDVVRLQKIWTRSVWYGRVK, encoded by the coding sequence ATGACTGCGCTCAATCGTGTCCCGTCGCTCATGGTCCGGGCCGGTACGGCCTCGGCTCTCACCATCGCCGCAGTGGGCGGCTCGATCGTGGCGCCCGGCTTCGCCTCCGAGGCCGAAGCCGCCACGCCGGCGACGAAGGCACTTCAGATCGCGGCCTCCAAGAAGGGCTCCCCGTACAAGTGGGGCGCCACAGGTCCGCACAGGTTCGACTGCTCCGGGCTCACGCTGTACTCGTACAAGAAGGCCGGCAAGAAGCTGCCCCGTACCGCGGCCCAGCAGTACAACAAGACCCGCCACATCTCTGCCGGCAACCGCAAGGCCGGGGACCTGGTGTTCTTCCACTCGGGGTCGAACGTCTACCACGTCGGCATCTACGCCGGGAAGGGAAAGATCTGGCACTCCCCCAAGAGCGGGGACGTCGTGAGGCTGCAGAAGATCTGGACCAGGAGCGTCTGGTACGGCCGGGTCAAGTGA
- a CDS encoding LysE family translocator, with protein sequence MDAQLIAFTGVSAGLVAMPGADFTVVVRNALVSRRAGIVCALGIGAGLLVHVTLAVVGVAAVLAAVPALFRALQVAGGVYVLYLAVQTLRQRHTDGENAQEDSTARPLRQGFVTNALNPKASLTFLSVLPQFLPAGAPALPRTLLLALIVVAIALVWFQVVALLVDRLGRWLRRPRTARAVTTVTGAALTAFGVALLAGPLRAV encoded by the coding sequence ATGGACGCTCAGCTCATCGCCTTCACCGGGGTCTCCGCCGGCCTGGTCGCCATGCCCGGGGCCGACTTCACCGTCGTCGTACGCAATGCCCTCGTCTCCCGCCGGGCCGGGATCGTCTGCGCGCTGGGGATCGGGGCCGGGCTGCTGGTCCATGTGACGCTGGCGGTGGTGGGAGTCGCCGCGGTCCTGGCCGCCGTACCGGCGCTGTTCCGCGCGCTCCAGGTGGCGGGCGGCGTCTATGTGCTCTATCTGGCCGTCCAGACGCTGCGGCAGCGGCACACCGATGGGGAGAACGCGCAGGAGGATTCCACCGCGCGACCGCTGCGGCAGGGCTTCGTCACCAACGCCCTCAATCCGAAGGCGTCCCTCACGTTCCTCAGCGTGCTGCCGCAGTTCCTGCCCGCGGGGGCTCCGGCGCTGCCCCGGACGCTGCTGCTCGCGCTGATCGTGGTCGCGATCGCGCTCGTCTGGTTCCAGGTGGTCGCCCTGCTGGTGGACCGGCTCGGCAGGTGGCTGCGCCGGCCGCGCACCGCACGGGCGGTCACGACCGTCACCGGCGCCGCGCTGACGGCCTTCGGCGTGGCACTCCTCGCCGGGCCGCTGCGGGCCGTCTGA
- a CDS encoding LysR family transcriptional regulator, with amino-acid sequence MYDPTRLAALVAVAEAGSITRAAERLGYTTPALSQQLAKLEREAGTALLVRHHRGARLTGAGELLVARARRVLDELDQARHELARLTGLTGGTLRLGTFQTAGIHLLPPALSAFRRAHPDVGLTVADYEPSAGVAAVAAGEIDLALTHAYTPGDPVPLPSSVAVEPILVEELVLVSAPGHVLTSGAARLPLAELTGQPLISMAPDAPARRAVEAVLAEAGATPSVRVPTPGYLLVCALASAGLGVAVVPEMVARTSVTPVGVRALEGGDLRRTISVAFRSDEAAPAADAFRALLRGTYGRAGQPQQP; translated from the coding sequence ATGTACGACCCGACCCGCCTCGCCGCCTTGGTGGCGGTCGCCGAGGCGGGTTCGATCACCCGGGCCGCCGAGCGGCTCGGCTACACCACGCCCGCGCTCTCCCAGCAGCTGGCCAAACTGGAGCGCGAGGCGGGCACCGCCCTTCTGGTACGGCACCACCGCGGGGCGCGGCTGACGGGTGCGGGCGAGCTGCTGGTGGCCCGGGCGCGGCGGGTGCTCGACGAACTCGACCAGGCACGGCATGAACTGGCCCGGCTGACCGGCCTGACGGGCGGGACCCTCCGGCTCGGCACCTTCCAGACCGCGGGCATCCATCTGCTGCCCCCGGCCCTCAGCGCCTTCCGCCGGGCACATCCGGATGTGGGGCTGACGGTCGCCGACTACGAACCGTCGGCCGGTGTCGCCGCCGTGGCGGCCGGGGAGATCGATCTGGCGCTGACCCACGCCTACACACCCGGCGATCCGGTCCCGCTGCCGTCCTCCGTCGCCGTCGAGCCGATCCTGGTCGAGGAACTGGTCCTGGTGTCCGCTCCGGGCCACGTCCTCACCAGCGGTGCCGCACGACTGCCGCTGGCCGAGCTCACGGGGCAGCCGCTGATCAGCATGGCACCGGACGCTCCAGCCCGGCGGGCGGTCGAGGCGGTGCTGGCCGAGGCCGGTGCCACGCCCTCGGTGCGGGTCCCGACGCCGGGGTACCTCCTGGTGTGCGCACTGGCCAGTGCGGGGCTCGGGGTGGCGGTCGTACCGGAGATGGTGGCGCGCACGTCGGTCACGCCGGTCGGGGTGCGGGCGCTGGAGGGCGGCGATCTGCGCCGTACGATCTCGGTCGCTTTCCGCAGCGACGAGGCAGCTCCCGCGGCGGACGCCTTCCGGGCGCTGTTGCGCGGCACGTACGGACGAGCAGGGCAGCCACAGCAGCCCTGA
- a CDS encoding ATP-binding protein, translating to MADHLEASVTLPSDPASVSAARAYVVTTLAEWGLPPDTEAADTIRLIVSELTTNAVQHTLGQSPTFTVDLELDRDEHLRIGVTDSHPRFPKRLPAAVQQDNGRGLVIIRWLTAECGGKLRVRPTREGGKTVSIELPWTAAAEPVPAAGQQEP from the coding sequence ATGGCAGATCACCTGGAAGCATCCGTCACTCTGCCGAGCGATCCAGCCTCGGTCTCCGCGGCCCGGGCCTACGTGGTCACCACCCTCGCGGAGTGGGGACTGCCACCGGACACGGAGGCGGCCGACACCATCCGGCTGATCGTCTCCGAACTCACCACCAACGCCGTACAGCACACCCTCGGGCAGTCACCCACCTTCACGGTGGACCTCGAGCTCGACCGTGACGAACACCTGCGCATCGGGGTCACCGACAGCCACCCGCGCTTCCCCAAGCGGCTGCCGGCCGCCGTCCAGCAGGACAACGGCCGTGGCCTGGTCATCATCCGCTGGCTGACCGCGGAGTGCGGCGGCAAGCTGAGGGTGCGGCCCACCCGCGAGGGCGGCAAGACCGTCTCCATCGAACTGCCGTGGACTGCGGCCGCGGAGCCGGTGCCGGCTGCGGGACAGCAGGAACCATGA
- a CDS encoding helix-turn-helix transcriptional regulator, whose protein sequence is MQHGPAVRRRKLGAELRALRTGAGLTSGEAARLVGWHQSKVSRIETGASGVKPADVRLLLDAYGVQDSQLRELLVVLAGSDEGGGRHHWWHAYRGVLPPTYRDFISLESQASAMRTLETSVVPGLLQTPEYARAVTRAAVGGLDDAADERLDALVAVRLARQDVLHADPPLHLSAVLDEAVLRREIGGPEVMARQLRRLMEAARLPQVRLQVLPFAAGEHVGITGPFVIFSFSRTSDLDVVVLDHLTSSLYLERKEDLQAYTEAFNTLRIHALSPEESLDYIAALAGGA, encoded by the coding sequence ATGCAGCACGGTCCCGCGGTGCGCCGCCGGAAACTGGGCGCGGAACTGCGTGCGTTGCGCACCGGTGCCGGGCTCACCAGTGGTGAGGCGGCCCGGCTGGTGGGCTGGCACCAGTCCAAGGTGAGCCGGATCGAGACCGGCGCCAGTGGGGTGAAACCGGCCGATGTGCGGTTACTGCTGGACGCGTACGGCGTACAGGATTCCCAACTGCGCGAATTGCTCGTGGTGTTGGCGGGATCCGACGAGGGGGGCGGGCGGCATCACTGGTGGCACGCGTACCGCGGAGTGCTGCCGCCGACGTACCGGGACTTCATCAGCCTGGAGTCCCAGGCGAGCGCGATGCGCACGCTGGAGACCTCCGTGGTGCCCGGGTTGCTCCAGACGCCCGAGTACGCCCGGGCGGTGACGCGGGCCGCGGTGGGCGGGCTCGACGACGCCGCCGACGAACGGCTCGACGCGCTGGTCGCGGTCCGTCTGGCCAGGCAGGACGTGCTGCACGCCGATCCGCCGTTGCACCTGAGCGCGGTGCTCGACGAGGCGGTGTTGCGCCGGGAGATCGGCGGGCCCGAGGTGATGGCGCGGCAGCTGAGGCGGCTGATGGAGGCGGCGCGACTGCCCCAAGTCAGGCTGCAGGTCCTGCCGTTCGCGGCCGGCGAGCATGTCGGCATCACCGGGCCTTTCGTTATCTTCTCATTTTCGCGCACTTCTGATCTGGATGTGGTTGTTCTCGACCACTTGACGAGTAGCCTCTACCTCGAACGGAAAGAAGACCTCCAGGCCTACACGGAGGCCTTCAACACCCTTCGGATCCACGCCCTTTCGCCCGAGGAATCGTTGGATTACATCGCCGCGCTGGCTGGCGGCGCGTAA
- a CDS encoding DUF397 domain-containing protein: MTALPRNVTSSTDLLGARWLRSSYSTGANNCVETARPHSGPWIGLLAVRDSKDPAGPALLFSPESWAGFTAAFQS; encoded by the coding sequence ATGACCGCACTGCCTCGGAACGTGACTTCAAGTACCGATCTGCTCGGTGCGCGATGGCTGCGCAGCAGCTACAGCACCGGAGCGAACAACTGCGTCGAGACCGCACGGCCGCACTCCGGTCCCTGGATCGGACTGCTCGCCGTGCGCGACTCCAAGGACCCGGCCGGACCCGCGCTGCTCTTCTCCCCCGAGAGCTGGGCGGGTTTCACGGCCGCGTTCCAGTCCTGA
- a CDS encoding 8-amino-7-oxononanoate synthase: MAFGWIDEQAELRRRAGLVRTLRPRPADSPLLDLASNDYLGLAHHPEVTEGAARAARTWGGGATGSRLVTGTTELHAELERELADFCGFEAALVFSSGYAANLAAVTALAPHGSLIVSDAGNHASLIDGCRLARGTTQVVAHCEPDAVRKALQTHDGPAVVVSDTVFSVDGDAAPLGGLAEASREHGAGLVVDDAHGLGVLGDGGRGAPYAAGLAGADDVVVTVTLSKSLGSQGGAVLGPARVIDHLVNAARTFIFDTGLAPAAAGAALAALRLLRREPERAARARTVANELHTRLTATGLQAVRPDAAVVSVRAPSPEEAVLWAAECRTAGLAVGCFRPPSVPDGISRLRLTARADLSEGQIERAVRVIGETRP; the protein is encoded by the coding sequence ATGGCGTTCGGCTGGATCGACGAGCAGGCGGAGCTGCGCCGCCGTGCCGGACTCGTACGGACCCTGCGCCCCCGCCCCGCCGACTCGCCGCTCCTCGACCTCGCGAGCAACGACTACCTGGGCCTGGCCCATCACCCGGAGGTCACCGAGGGCGCGGCGCGGGCCGCCCGGACGTGGGGCGGCGGCGCGACCGGTTCCCGGCTCGTCACGGGCACGACGGAGCTGCACGCCGAGCTGGAGCGCGAGCTGGCCGACTTCTGCGGCTTCGAGGCGGCACTCGTCTTCTCCTCCGGCTACGCGGCCAACCTCGCGGCGGTCACGGCGCTGGCGCCGCACGGCTCGCTGATCGTCTCGGACGCGGGCAACCACGCCTCGCTGATCGACGGCTGCCGGCTCGCGCGGGGCACCACACAGGTCGTCGCGCACTGCGAACCGGACGCCGTGCGCAAGGCGCTCCAGACGCACGACGGACCCGCCGTCGTCGTGTCCGACACCGTCTTCTCGGTCGACGGCGACGCCGCCCCGCTCGGCGGGCTCGCCGAGGCGAGCCGGGAACACGGTGCCGGGCTGGTCGTCGACGACGCCCACGGCCTCGGTGTGCTCGGCGACGGCGGCCGCGGCGCCCCGTACGCGGCGGGGCTCGCGGGCGCCGACGACGTCGTCGTGACGGTCACGCTGTCCAAGTCGCTCGGCAGTCAGGGCGGAGCCGTCCTCGGCCCCGCCCGGGTGATCGACCATCTGGTCAACGCGGCCCGGACGTTCATCTTCGACACGGGCCTCGCCCCCGCGGCGGCGGGCGCGGCCCTGGCGGCGCTGAGACTGCTGCGCCGCGAGCCGGAGCGTGCGGCGCGGGCGCGCACGGTGGCGAACGAACTGCACACCCGGCTGACGGCCACGGGACTGCAAGCCGTTCGACCGGACGCCGCGGTCGTCTCCGTGCGCGCGCCGTCCCCCGAAGAAGCCGTGCTCTGGGCGGCCGAGTGCCGTACGGCCGGCCTCGCCGTGGGCTGCTTCCGTCCCCCTTCCGTCCCCGACGGCATCTCACGGCTGAGGCTGACCGCCCGCGCGGACCTCTCCGAGGGGCAGATCGAACGCGCTGTACGGGTCATCGGCGAGACACGACCATGA
- the bioB gene encoding biotin synthase BioB: MDLLNTLVDKGLRRELPTREEALAVLATSDDDLLDVVAAAGKVRRQWFGRRVKLNYLVNLKSGLCPEDCSYCSQRLGSTAGILKYTWLKPDEASQAAAAGLAGGAKRVCLVASGRGPTDRDVDRVSDTIKAIKDQNEGVEVCACLGLLSDGQAERLREAGADAYNHNLNTSEGTYADITTTHTYADRVDTVQKAHAAGLSACSGLIAGMGESDEDLVDVVYSLRELDPDSVPVNFLIPFEGTPLAKEWNLTPQRCLRILAMVRFVCPDVEVRIAGGREVHLRSMQPLALHLANSIFLGDYLTSEGQAGKADLEMIADAGFEVEGADQVTLPEHRATAQGGCGSHESAGCGSQESAGCGGHDSAGCGSHEGGGVCGTAAAAPVSTEPRTDLVAVRRRGAGTDLAPNA; this comes from the coding sequence ATGGACCTGCTGAACACGCTGGTGGACAAGGGGCTTCGGCGCGAGCTGCCGACCCGCGAGGAAGCCTTGGCCGTCCTCGCCACTTCCGACGACGACCTGCTCGATGTGGTGGCCGCGGCCGGCAAGGTACGCCGGCAGTGGTTCGGCCGACGGGTGAAACTCAACTATCTCGTCAACCTCAAGTCGGGCCTGTGCCCGGAGGACTGCTCCTACTGTTCCCAGCGGCTCGGCTCCACCGCCGGCATCCTCAAGTACACCTGGCTCAAGCCGGACGAGGCATCGCAGGCCGCCGCCGCCGGTTTGGCGGGTGGCGCCAAGCGGGTCTGTCTGGTGGCGTCCGGGCGCGGCCCGACCGACCGTGATGTGGACCGGGTCTCCGACACCATCAAGGCGATCAAGGACCAGAACGAGGGCGTCGAGGTGTGCGCCTGTCTCGGCCTGCTGTCCGACGGCCAGGCGGAGCGGCTGCGCGAGGCGGGTGCGGACGCCTACAACCACAACCTCAACACCTCCGAGGGCACATACGCGGACATCACGACCACGCACACCTACGCCGACCGCGTCGACACCGTGCAGAAGGCGCACGCGGCCGGCCTGTCCGCCTGCTCCGGCCTCATCGCCGGCATGGGCGAGAGCGACGAGGACCTGGTCGACGTCGTCTACTCACTGCGCGAGCTGGACCCGGACTCTGTGCCGGTCAACTTCCTGATCCCGTTCGAGGGCACCCCGCTGGCCAAGGAGTGGAACCTCACCCCGCAGCGGTGTCTGCGGATCCTGGCGATGGTCCGGTTCGTGTGCCCGGACGTCGAGGTGCGCATCGCCGGCGGCCGCGAGGTGCATCTGCGCTCGATGCAGCCGCTCGCCCTGCACCTGGCCAACTCGATCTTCCTCGGCGACTACCTCACCAGCGAGGGCCAGGCGGGCAAGGCCGACCTGGAGATGATCGCGGACGCCGGGTTCGAGGTGGAGGGCGCCGACCAGGTGACCCTGCCGGAGCACCGGGCGACGGCCCAGGGCGGCTGCGGCTCGCACGAGAGCGCGGGCTGCGGGTCCCAGGAGAGCGCCGGGTGCGGTGGGCACGACAGCGCCGGGTGCGGGTCGCACGAGGGGGGCGGTGTGTGCGGTACGGCCGCTGCCGCGCCCGTCTCGACCGAACCGCGCACCGACCTGGTCGCCGTACGCCGCCGGGGCGCCGGAACGGACCTCGCGCCCAATGCCTGA
- a CDS encoding adenosylmethionine--8-amino-7-oxononanoate transaminase has translation MPDPHLVPDLTVPELLELDRRHVWHPYGPMPGRIEPLVVESACGVRLKLADGSGELVDGMSSWWSAIHGYNHPVLNEAAREQLSRMSHVMFGGLTHEPAVRLAKLLVDMSPEGLEHVFLADSGSVSVEVAVKMCLQYWRSLGRPGKQRLLTWRGGYHGDTWQPMSVCDPEGGMHELWTGVLQRQVFADPPPTEYEESYADQLRSLIERHADELAAVIVEPVVQGAGGMRFHSPAYLRVLREACDAHDVLLVFDEIATGFGRTGALFAAEHAAVTPDVMCVGKALTGGYLTMAATLCTARVADGISRGEVPVLAHGPTFMGNPLAAAVACASIELLLGQDWLAEVKRIEAGLRDGLAPALELPGVRDVRVLGAIGVVQLDHPVDMEAATAAAVREGVWLRPFRDLIYTMPPYVTGDADVARIARAVCAAARES, from the coding sequence ATGCCTGACCCGCACCTCGTGCCCGACCTGACCGTGCCCGAGCTGCTGGAGCTCGACCGGCGGCACGTCTGGCATCCGTACGGCCCCATGCCCGGCCGCATCGAGCCGCTGGTCGTGGAGTCGGCCTGCGGGGTGCGGCTGAAGTTGGCGGACGGCTCGGGTGAGCTGGTCGACGGGATGTCGTCCTGGTGGTCGGCGATCCACGGCTACAACCACCCGGTGCTCAACGAGGCCGCGCGCGAGCAGCTGTCGCGCATGAGCCATGTGATGTTCGGCGGGCTCACGCACGAGCCCGCCGTACGGCTGGCGAAGCTCCTTGTCGACATGTCACCCGAGGGCCTGGAGCATGTGTTCCTCGCCGACTCCGGGTCGGTGTCGGTCGAGGTCGCGGTCAAGATGTGCCTGCAGTACTGGCGTTCGCTGGGCCGCCCCGGCAAGCAGCGGCTGCTGACCTGGCGCGGCGGCTACCACGGCGACACCTGGCAGCCGATGTCGGTGTGCGACCCCGAGGGCGGGATGCACGAGCTGTGGACCGGCGTACTGCAGCGCCAGGTGTTCGCGGATCCGCCGCCGACGGAGTACGAGGAGTCGTACGCCGACCAGCTGCGTTCGCTGATCGAGCGGCACGCCGACGAACTGGCGGCCGTGATCGTCGAGCCGGTCGTGCAGGGCGCGGGCGGGATGCGGTTCCACTCCCCCGCGTATCTGCGGGTGCTGCGCGAGGCGTGCGACGCGCACGACGTGCTGCTGGTGTTCGACGAGATCGCGACCGGGTTCGGTCGCACGGGCGCGCTGTTCGCGGCGGAGCACGCGGCGGTGACGCCGGATGTGATGTGCGTGGGCAAGGCGCTGACGGGCGGCTATCTGACGATGGCCGCCACCTTGTGCACGGCGCGGGTGGCCGACGGGATCTCGCGGGGCGAGGTGCCGGTGCTGGCTCACGGGCCGACCTTCATGGGCAATCCGCTGGCGGCCGCGGTCGCCTGCGCCTCGATCGAGCTGCTGCTCGGCCAGGACTGGTTGGCCGAGGTCAAGCGGATCGAGGCGGGGCTGCGGGACGGGCTGGCCCCGGCCCTGGAGCTCCCCGGTGTGCGGGACGTACGTGTGCTCGGTGCCATCGGAGTCGTCCAGCTGGATCACCCGGTGGACATGGAAGCGGCGACCGCGGCCGCTGTGCGCGAGGGCGTGTGGCTGCGGCCGTTCCGCGATCTCATCTACACGATGCCGCCGTACGTCACGGGGGACGCGGACGTGGCACGGATCGCCCGCGCGGTGTGCGCGGCAGCGCGGGAGAGCTGA
- the bioD gene encoding dethiobiotin synthase: MPVLVITGTGTEVGKTVTTAAVAAAAVTAGRSVAVLKAAQTGVTADERGDAAEVARLAGTVTIAEVARYPEPLAPATAARRAGRPPVRPHEIAEAAAKLAAEHDLVLVEGAGGLLVRFDEAGGTLADAAELMSAPVLVVASAGLGTLNTTELTARELRGRGLDLLGVVIGSWPEAPDLASRCNVADLPDVAAAPLLGAVPAGAGSLAPADFRDAAPGWLAPRLFGTWDADGFRGRAAP, encoded by the coding sequence ATGCCGGTACTGGTGATCACGGGCACGGGCACGGAGGTCGGCAAGACGGTCACGACGGCCGCGGTCGCCGCGGCGGCGGTGACCGCGGGCCGGTCGGTGGCGGTGTTGAAGGCCGCGCAGACGGGCGTGACGGCGGACGAACGGGGCGACGCGGCGGAGGTCGCGCGGCTCGCGGGCACGGTGACGATCGCGGAAGTCGCCCGCTATCCCGAGCCGTTGGCCCCGGCGACGGCGGCGCGCCGGGCCGGCCGCCCGCCGGTCCGTCCGCACGAGATCGCCGAGGCCGCCGCCAAGCTGGCCGCCGAGCACGACCTGGTGCTGGTGGAAGGCGCGGGCGGGCTGCTCGTCCGTTTCGACGAGGCAGGCGGCACGCTGGCGGACGCGGCCGAGCTGATGTCGGCGCCGGTCCTGGTGGTGGCATCGGCAGGTCTGGGCACGCTGAACACGACGGAGCTGACGGCACGTGAACTGCGCGGTCGGGGGCTGGACCTGCTGGGCGTGGTGATCGGCAGCTGGCCCGAGGCACCGGATCTGGCGTCGCGTTGCAATGTCGCGGATCTGCCGGACGTGGCGGCGGCGCCGCTGCTGGGCGCGGTGCCGGCCGGGGCGGGGTCGCTCGCACCTGCCGACTTCCGTGACGCGGCGCCGGGTTGGCTGGCGCCGAGGTTGTTCGGGACGTGGGACGCGGACGGGTTTCGGGGGCGGGCGGCGCCCTGA